TCAAGCTCGACGACTATTCCATCAAATCCGTCAGCCAAGGCAAGGACGCTCAGGGCGAGGTGCATGTCATTCTGTCGCAGGGCATTGTGGCTGCGGCGGGGAGAGGTCTCAGCACCGATATTCTGGAAGCCAGCGCTCGGGCTTATCTCGATGCGCTGAACAAGCTGATTGAGAAGCGCAAGACGTATACGGAGCGTGAAGACGCCCATTTATAGCAATTGGAGCTGCCGTTTCCAAATTTGGACAGAGACGGCGGAACGCGAAGGACTGTCTCCAGACGCGGATTGATCCGCTGCCGGAGCAGTCCTTTTTTTCAAATATAACTCCTGGGATGGCAGATGGGATAAAATGCAAACCGCCTTCTCATACTAATGTGAGAAGATGGAGGTGAATGTCATGCCCAAAAATAGCGCCGATCCCAAAAAGGACCGAGCGGATAATCGCGCAGATAAGAAAGACAATCAACAGAATAAAGCCCATTTCACCGAAGAACCTCAAATGCTGACGAACAATAAAGCTGCCGATTATGTCCCAAGCTTAAATGGCATTACCAAAAATGAAACTTAAGTAGCAGAAAGGCTGCTCTCCCGTCGCTATGTGACAGGAGAGCAGCCTTTTTATGATTTATAATTCTATTTTTTCTCGTAGATCACGAATACAACACCACTTAGAATCAGGATGGAGCCGATCCAAAACGTTATACCGATGTTCTCGCCCAGAATAAGCCATCCGAGCAATGTCCCGACTACGGGTTGAAAGAAGAAAAATATCCCCCCGCTTGAAGCGTTAAGCATTTGCAATCCGCGATTCCAAAGCAGAAATCCGCCTGCCGTTGAGACAATGCCCAAATACAAGACTCCTCCCCAGATCGCGGGATGTCCCAGTTGAGAGACTGGAATGGCGGATAATCGCCCCAAAACAAAAGGGGTCAAAACAATTAGGGCCACCAGGATGGAATAGGTCGTCACCACAATTTGCGAATATTCGCTCGGCACACGCTTAACAAGAACAGACATGAGTGCCCATGTTAATGCGGCAACAAGCAGTGAAATACCGCCAAGCTTACCGGACATATTCACATGATCGACGCCAACGATGAGAAAAACTCCAGTGGTCGCTAGACAAACGGAGAGTCCCTTTTTACAGTCAACCGTTCTTTAAGCAGCAGACGGGCAAAAATCACCATAAATGCCGGTGTTGAAGAAGTGATAATGGCTCCCATTTGTGCTGAGGACAGCATTGTGCCCGTTTCCTGGGTAACGATCGAAACAGCGTTGCCAATGATTCCAATGGCTATGATAATTAGGAAATCACGTTTATGGATTCGCCATTTTTGCCGAGTGATCAAGCCGACCGCGAGAAGTGCGACAATAGCCACTAAATAACGCATCCACACAAGCTCCAATGGCGGTATAACCGATACTACAATTTTAACGACAACGTACATACCGCCCCAAATACTTGCGGCTAAAGCTAAATAGATAGAACCTAGCCAATTGTTTTTCATTTAGTTTGTACCCTCCGTTTATTGATTTAGGCTGGTAATGCCCTTAACGGAGAGATGCAGTCACATTCACTCCACTAAGGGCGGGAGAGTGCTGCAGGTACATCATTTTCAAATAATGGGGCCAAATACATCTTCGTTCACCTCAAGTCTCATCTGAAATTACGGATATACATGTTATACATTTTTTCATAGTAGCAGACGGGCCTGTTTTTGAACAGACAACTACGTTTATTAGCTCCTAGTTATTGGAATGCAAACCCAGCTGAACGTATACCCAAAATCAGGTTATGATTAAATCAATAATTTTTGCAGGGGAAAGAAAGAGTCGGACGTCAAATGTAGTATAGAGGGGGAGGGGAGACAACTGGAAGAGGCAGAATGGATATCGGCCGTACTGAACGGCGAGCGTCAAGCTTTTGCGCATCTGGTGACGCGCTATCAGGGCTTGGTATACCGGGTGTGCGTAAAAATAACGGGAGAACCCGAGTCGGCCAAAGATATGGCCCAGGAGGTATTCATCAAAGCCTACAAGGCGCTTCCCTCCTTCCGGGGCCAATCCTCATTCTCTACATGGTTGTACCGGATCGCCTACCGCACCTGTCTGGACTTCAAAAGAGCCAACGACAGAGAGTGGAAGCACCGCAGCACGGTGGATTACACGGAGAATGACTATGTGACTCTCCAAACGCCGGAGCATGCCGCGCTTCGCAAGGAGACCTCCGAAGAGCTTGGAGAAAGTGTGAACAGTCTGGCGGAACCGTACCGGTCGGTTGTGCAGCTGTACTACTTTAACAGGCAAAGCTATCAGGAAATTGCGGAAGTGAAGGGCGTATCGGTAAAAACGGTCGAATCCCAGCTGTACCGCGCCAGACAGATCATGCGAAGAAAAGGGGAGAGATGGGAATGAAATGCTCAACAGTGATGGAATGGATTCCCCATTATATCGAAGGTCTTCTGTCTCCCGAAGCGGAGCGGGAAATGACGCGTCATATCGGAGTTTGTCCAGGCTGTGCGCGTTGGCTGGAGGAAGCAAGGGCGATGGAGGAAATGTGGAAAGAACTGGATGGAGATGTTGATCTGGGGCTGTCTTCCGGGATACCCGATCTTGTCCCTCCGGTGATGGCTGAAATCGAACGGCTGGAGGCTGCGCGGCAAAAGAATGACGCCGGACCCGTTACTTCCAGAAGACGGTTTGCGCTTCGGGCCTCATGGATTCACTACGGCCTTGCCGCCTGTCTAACCTTTGTGCTGCTGGAGTTCGGCGTATTTGAACAGCTGGGCTACGGGCTAACGGAAATCAACGGCCATATGTCGAGCTCGGTCACCGAACTGTTCGGCGCCCAAAGAACGCGCTAAGCGGATAGAAAGATAGATCCATATTTTGCAAGCGGAATGTCGGCAAAAACACATAATCAGGAGGACATCACATGATAAAAAAGAAACGCTGGCTCACCTTTATGCTGGCCATGGTTCCGGGTCTCGGACATTTGTATCTGGGCTTCAAAAAACAGGGAATGCAGTTTATGATCGGCGCGTTTGCCTGCATCATTTGCATCCCTTCCATCCCGCAGGTATTCCCGTTCGCGCTGGCCGCTCTGTGGTTCTATCAGCTGTTCGACGCGCTTCAAAAAGCGACATGGAATAAGCTTGCGGCTGCGGAACACGAGCGGCTGATGTATGAGCCGGAAGGCTTCGGCGCGCCCTGGCCGCCCCTTTCCATGCCTCCGATGCCCGATTATCCGAAGGATGACGTGAATCCGGTGCTGCTGGGAGGGTCCTGCATCGCAGCGGGGGTTATTCTGCTGATCATCACGATGTTCCCGGACTTGTGGCTGCTGCTCTCAGAATTAAATGTCGGCACTGTTTTGGTGTCGCTGGGCCTGATCGGTTACGGGC
This region of Paenibacillus sp. URB8-2 genomic DNA includes:
- a CDS encoding RNA polymerase sigma factor; the protein is MSAVLNGERQAFAHLVTRYQGLVYRVCVKITGEPESAKDMAQEVFIKAYKALPSFRGQSSFSTWLYRIAYRTCLDFKRANDREWKHRSTVDYTENDYVTLQTPEHAALRKETSEELGESVNSLAEPYRSVVQLYYFNRQSYQEIAEVKGVSVKTVESQLYRARQIMRRKGERWE
- a CDS encoding zf-HC2 domain-containing protein; translated protein: MKCSTVMEWIPHYIEGLLSPEAEREMTRHIGVCPGCARWLEEARAMEEMWKELDGDVDLGLSSGIPDLVPPVMAEIERLEAARQKNDAGPVTSRRRFALRASWIHYGLAACLTFVLLEFGVFEQLGYGLTEINGHMSSSVTELFGAQRTR